One Deinococcota bacterium genomic window, CACTCCAAAAGCTCGAGGTAGGCGAGAAGCGCGTGCAGGGCCTCCGGCTCCATGTACATGGGCGGCATCTTGTTGCCCGGCTTGATCGCCTGGGCGTTGACGGTCCAGCCCGCTAGGTTGCCGCGGTTGTTCTCGATCATGCGCGCCCCCAAGGTGCGGCGGCTGGCCAAGTGGGTGAGGTCGGGGCCGAGTCTGCCCGAGGCGGGGGTGCCACGGACGGCGTGACAGTAGACGCAGGCCGAGCCGAGAAAAATCTGCTGCCCCTCGCGGCTGAGGGCGTCTACCGGCTCGGGGGCGGGCTGGCGCTGAAGCTCGAGCCAAGCGTTGAACTCATCTTGCGTTTGGGCGATCACTAAG contains:
- a CDS encoding c-type cytochrome, translating into IEMVPGWSNTMYLQADEPGEYFGKCAEFCGLQHANMEFLVIAQTQDEFNAWLELQRQPAPEPVDALSREGQQIFLGSACVYCHAVRGTPASGRLGPDLTHLASRRTLGARMIENNRGNLAGWTVNAQAIKPGNKMPPMYMEPEALHALLAYLELLE